TCGGCGCGAATGGTGGGCATGACATCCCCGCCGGTGGTGGGATTGGTGTACCTGATGGCGGCGTGGCCCTGCGACACGGTGGCCGGGTGGCCCTCGTCCTCCAAGAGCAGCTGCTCGCGCAGGGCGGCGTCGGTGTACTTCCACCGGTAAGCGGCGATGGGGGAGTTGGTGGTGTTCTCCAGGCCGGAGAGGGGGCGCAGGCCGGGGTGGGCCCAGAGCCGCTCGGAGCGGGAAATGTCCGGGGTGGCCTCGTCGGTGACACGCTCGGTGCCGAATTCGAAGAACCCGGCGTCGGCGTAGTGCACGAACGGGATGTCCAGGCCATCGATCCAGGCCATTGGCTCGTCGGTGTCGTTGTGGTGGCCGTGGAAGTTCCAGCCCGGGGTGAGCAGGAAGTCGCCGCGGGACATCCGCACGGGATCGCCGTTCACCACCGTCCACACACCCTCGCCTTCAACCACGAAGCGGAAAGCGTTCTGGGAGTGGCGGTGCTCCGGGGCAGTTTCGCGGCCGCCCAGGTACTGGATGGCAGCCCATAGCGTGGGGGTGGCGTAGGGGGTGCCGCCCAGGCCGGGGTTGGCCAGCGCAATCGCACGGCGTTCCCCGCCGCGTCCCACCGGAACCAGGTCGCCGGCGCGGGCGGCCAGCGGGTACAGGTCATCCCACCGCCACACGTGCGGCACGGCCTTGGGCGACGGAACCATCGGCATCAGGTCCGCGATCTCCGTCCACAACGGAATGAGGTTCTCTTTGTCGAAATCCCGGTACAGCTGCTCAAGCTGAACAGCCTCCTCCGGGGTGGGCTCGGGAACGTGGTGTTCCTGCGCGACGGACTCGTGCGTTTGGTTTTCAGCGCTGATCGACACTGGCCTTCTCCTTGCGTGCGGACTGAATGCGACGTGGATTCGACCTTAGGGAGTGCGGTGCTGTGATCTCCAACATATTCTGTGGTGCAGAATTTAGCGGTGCGCATCCACGGGCAGTCAGCTGCCCGCCGCACCGTCCACCGGATTCGCCGCGATGTCCAGCTCCAGCTGCCGCCGGGTTTCCATCATTACGCCCACCAGTCCGGCATCGAACAGGGGCCGGAACCTGGCCACCGGCGTGGCCACGCTCAAGGCGCCCACCACCATGCCCTTGCCGTTGTGCAGGGCCATGCCAAAGGCGCTGATGCCCTCCTCTGTGCCCTCAAAGTTTGCGGCGAATCCGTTGGCCCGCACCGACTCCAGCTCGCGCAGGAATGCCGGGTACTCGGCGTCGGGAATGTAGTCGCCGGCCAGCTCCGCGTTGGGGCTTCGGAACAGCTGTTCCAGCGCGGCCGGTTCCAGCTCGGCCAGGATGGCCTTCCCGCCGGATGCCTTGTGCGCCGGAAGCAAGGTCCCTTGGCGGTCGCCCACGCGCAGGATGTTCGAGCTTTCCACCGTGTCCAGGAAGCGGACCTTGGTACCCACCCGGATCATCAGGTTGACGGTCTCGTTGGTTCGCGCGCAAAGCACTTCCATGTGGGGCCGGGAAATGTCCCGCAGCTGCCGGGTCCAGCTGAATCCGGCAGGCCCGGCGCCCATCGCCGGGCCGGGCACGTAACGGCGGGTTTCGTCCTGGACGGCAAACCCGCGGTACACCAGCATGGCCAGCAGGCGGTGCGCCGTGGATGGGGCCACGCCGAGTTCCGCTGCGGCGTCCTTGAGCCGCAGGCTGCCCACATCCCGCAGGAGCTGCAGGAGCTGCAGGGCGTTGTCCACCGCCTCGATGGAGTAGGTGGGCTTTCGCCGGGCAGGAAGATTCTGCATAACAGAATCTTATGGGCCACCCGTTATGACTGCCAGCACAGTGGTGGGATGAATCACACAACTTCCGCTGCAGCGCCGCAGCGCATGGCCGCCCCCGCCCCGGGCGCAGGCCTTTCCGGGTTTCCCCGGCGTTCCGTGCTCGCCGTCCTGGTGTGCTGGCTGCTGGTCGTTTTCGACGGCTATGACCTGATCGTCTACGGCACCGTCCAGGGCTCGCTCATCAACGACACCGGCTGGGGCCTGACCAAGGCCACCGCCGGCACCATCGGCTCGATGGCCTTCGTCGGCATGATGATCGGAGCGGTCTTCGCCGGCCGCATGTCCGATACCTGGGGCCGACGACGCACCATCATCGGCTGCGCCGTCGTCTTCTCCCTCTTCACCATCCTCTGCGCCTTCGCACCCAACGCCCCGGTCTTCGGCGGCCTGCGGCTCCTGGCCGGAATCGGCCTGGGCGGCCTGGTCCCGTCCGCCAATGCCCTGGTGGCCGAGCTGGTTCCGGAAAAGTGGCGTTCCACCATCGCCACCCTGATGATGTCCGGCGTTCCCATCGGCGGCTCCATCGCCGCCCTCGTCGGCATCCCGCTGATCCCGGCCTTCGGCTGGCCCGTGATGTTCCTGGTGGCCGTCGTCGCCCTGGTGGTGGTCATCCCGCTGGGCATCCGCTACCTGCCGGAGACGCTGGCCCCCACCAAAACGGGCGCCGCCGGGGGCGGCACCGCCAAGGAAGCCGTCGGCTTCGGCTCCCTGCTCCGGGCACCCTATCTCGGCATCAGCCTGCTGTTCGCCATCGGCACCCTGGTGACCCTTTTCGCCTGGTACGGGTTGGGCACCTGGCTGCCCAACCTCATGCAGTTGGCCGGATACAACCTGGGGTCCGCCCTGACGTTCGCGTTGGCGCTCAACCTGGGCGCCGTGGCGGGCTCGGTGCTGACGGCCTGGGCAGGCACCCGTTTCGGGCCCATCCCCACGGCCATCGCGGCAGCGGCGGTGGCGGCCGTCGCCCTGGTGGTCCTGGTGACCGGGCCGCCCGTCGCCGTCGTCTACTTCATGCTGGTGCTTGCCGGCGTAGGCACGCACGGCACCCAATGCCTGATCATCGCCGCCGTGGCCAGCCACTACCCCGCGCACCTCCGCGGTACCGCCCTGGGCTGGGCCCTGGGCGTGGGCCGGATCGGGGCCGTGGCCGCACCGCAGGCCGGCGGGCTCCTGCTCGCAGCGGGCCTGGGCGTGAATTCCAACTTCCTGGCATTTGCCGGAGCAGCAGCCGCAGCGGCAGTCCTGATCGCTGCAGTCGGCATCAAAATCAAGAAATCAACAGCAGTAGGAGTTTCCAATGTCTAACGTCAAAGATTCCACCGATGTCCTGGTGGTGGGTGGCGGCATGGCCGGACTGGCCGGCGCGCTGGCACTGCGCGAAAACGGCGCCGACGTCACGCTCGTTGAGGTGGCACCGGCCTTCGGTGAAGTTGGTGCCGGACTGCAGATAGCCCCCAACGCCTCCCGCGTCCTCAAGCGCTGGGGCCTGCTGGAAAAAGCCCTGGAAATCGGCGTCCAGCCCAAGCACCTGGTGTTCCGCGACGCGGTCACCGGGGAGGAACTGACCCGCCAGACCCTGGGCGGCGAGTTCGAGGAACGCTACGGCGCCCCCTACGTGGTGATCCACCGCAGCGACCTGCACCGGATCCTGCTCGAAGCATGCCAGGAAGCCGGCGTCACCCTGGTGAACGACGTCCTGGTGCAGAAAGTGGAAACCGACGGCGACCGGGCGCGGGCCTACAGCGCCAAGGGCGAGGTTTTCGAGGCAGACGCCATCCTGGCTGCGGACGGGCTGAAGTCCACCCTCCGCGGCACCGTTGCCAATGACGGCCCGGTCAACTCCGCCTACGTGGCGTACCGCGGAACCGTGCCCATCACGGAGGAAACCCCTGCAGCGGACCTGGAGGACGTCATCGTCTACCTCGGCCCCAACTGCCACCTGGTCCAGTACCCGCTGCGGAAGGGCCAACTGCTCAACACCGTGGCAGTATTCAAGTCCCCGTCCTTCGAGCGCGGCGAAGAGCAGTATGGCGGCGTAGACGAGCTCGAGGCCGCCTACGCCGACTGCGTCCCGGCCGTGCAGGAAGCCCTGAAGAACCTCGCTACCGGCATCCGCTGGCCCATGTATGACCGCAACCCGATCGAGAACTGGGTTTCCGGCCGCATGGCGCTGATCGGCGATGCCGCCCACCCGATGCTGCAGTACCTGGCCCAGGGCGCCTGCCAGGCGCTGGAGGACGCGGCCGTGCTGCAGGACGCCGCCAGCAACCGCGTCTTCACGCCCGAAGGCATCGACGCCGGTGCGTGGGAGGATGCCTTCCGCGAGTTCAACGAAACCCGCGCAGCCCGCACCGCCCGCGTCCAGCGCACCGCCCGGATCTGGGGCGAGTCCTGGCACGTTGACGGCGTGGCACGCGTCCTACGCAACATGCTGTTCAAGAGCCGCGGCGACAACAACTTCCAGTACAACGACTGGCTGTACGGCCGCAACGAGCCCGGCGCACCGGCCGAGGTTCCGGCCGGAGCCAAGCTGGTGGAAGCCTAAGCACCGCGGTCCAGGGCGGGCGTACGACGGCGGGTGGCTCCCGGCGTCGTACGCCCGCTTTTTGCATGGGCTGGGTGCGGGCGTCCGGCGGGGACTTACGTGGGGCAGCTCAGGTCCGGGTTATAGGAAGCGAA
This window of the Pseudarthrobacter defluvii genome carries:
- a CDS encoding FAD-dependent oxidoreductase, whose protein sequence is MSNVKDSTDVLVVGGGMAGLAGALALRENGADVTLVEVAPAFGEVGAGLQIAPNASRVLKRWGLLEKALEIGVQPKHLVFRDAVTGEELTRQTLGGEFEERYGAPYVVIHRSDLHRILLEACQEAGVTLVNDVLVQKVETDGDRARAYSAKGEVFEADAILAADGLKSTLRGTVANDGPVNSAYVAYRGTVPITEETPAADLEDVIVYLGPNCHLVQYPLRKGQLLNTVAVFKSPSFERGEEQYGGVDELEAAYADCVPAVQEALKNLATGIRWPMYDRNPIENWVSGRMALIGDAAHPMLQYLAQGACQALEDAAVLQDAASNRVFTPEGIDAGAWEDAFREFNETRAARTARVQRTARIWGESWHVDGVARVLRNMLFKSRGDNNFQYNDWLYGRNEPGAPAEVPAGAKLVEA
- a CDS encoding IclR family transcriptional regulator, with the protein product MQNLPARRKPTYSIEAVDNALQLLQLLRDVGSLRLKDAAAELGVAPSTAHRLLAMLVYRGFAVQDETRRYVPGPAMGAGPAGFSWTRQLRDISRPHMEVLCARTNETVNLMIRVGTKVRFLDTVESSNILRVGDRQGTLLPAHKASGGKAILAELEPAALEQLFRSPNAELAGDYIPDAEYPAFLRELESVRANGFAANFEGTEEGISAFGMALHNGKGMVVGALSVATPVARFRPLFDAGLVGVMMETRRQLELDIAANPVDGAAGS
- a CDS encoding MFS transporter is translated as MNHTTSAAAPQRMAAPAPGAGLSGFPRRSVLAVLVCWLLVVFDGYDLIVYGTVQGSLINDTGWGLTKATAGTIGSMAFVGMMIGAVFAGRMSDTWGRRRTIIGCAVVFSLFTILCAFAPNAPVFGGLRLLAGIGLGGLVPSANALVAELVPEKWRSTIATLMMSGVPIGGSIAALVGIPLIPAFGWPVMFLVAVVALVVVIPLGIRYLPETLAPTKTGAAGGGTAKEAVGFGSLLRAPYLGISLLFAIGTLVTLFAWYGLGTWLPNLMQLAGYNLGSALTFALALNLGAVAGSVLTAWAGTRFGPIPTAIAAAAVAAVALVVLVTGPPVAVVYFMLVLAGVGTHGTQCLIIAAVASHYPAHLRGTALGWALGVGRIGAVAAPQAGGLLLAAGLGVNSNFLAFAGAAAAAAVLIAAVGIKIKKSTAVGVSNV
- a CDS encoding cupin domain-containing protein; translated protein: MSISAENQTHESVAQEHHVPEPTPEEAVQLEQLYRDFDKENLIPLWTEIADLMPMVPSPKAVPHVWRWDDLYPLAARAGDLVPVGRGGERRAIALANPGLGGTPYATPTLWAAIQYLGGRETAPEHRHSQNAFRFVVEGEGVWTVVNGDPVRMSRGDFLLTPGWNFHGHHNDTDEPMAWIDGLDIPFVHYADAGFFEFGTERVTDEATPDISRSERLWAHPGLRPLSGLENTTNSPIAAYRWKYTDAALREQLLLEDEGHPATVSQGHAAIRYTNPTTGGDVMPTIRAEFHRLRVGAWTETVREVGSSVWQVFEGIGTVTLNGETRVLAKGDLFVVPSWAAWSLQAESEFDLFRFSDAPIFERLNFNRTYIEGRTK